The Streptomyces europaeiscabiei genome window below encodes:
- a CDS encoding nucleotide disphospho-sugar-binding domain-containing protein produces MRVLLANYDSRGGLEPLLGLAVRLRGLGAEVRVCAPPDGEFARRLAGVGVPLVPFGRSVRALMTAATPPTACGVPRRAAELLARFDTVAEAAEGCDVLVATGLLPAAACVRSVADKLDIPYVYASFQSVSLPSPHHPPMQRPGKPLPPDVTDNRALWDLDAQSANDLFREVINAHRASVGLPPVEDVRDHVFTDRPWLATDPVLDPWEPWDPWDPGQEPSDPVSAPLSDLRSGPSGSTSDLRSGPSGSTSDLRSEPSGTTSNPRTEPSGTTSNPRTEPSGTTSNPRPEPSGTTSNPRPEPSEAGVVQTGTWIVPDERPLPPELTAFLDAGAPPVYVGFGSITMGGSEDVAWASIEAVRAQGRRAIVSRGWAGLALVDDRDDCFVVGETNHHVLFRRVAAVIHHGGSGTTTTATWAGAPQVVVPQGADQPYFASRVAALGIGAAHDGPTPTFESLSAALEVALAPETRVRAAAVAQMVHTDGAAVAAKLLLDTIVRS; encoded by the coding sequence ATGCGTGTGCTGCTGGCGAACTACGACTCGCGTGGGGGCCTCGAACCACTGCTGGGGCTCGCGGTCAGGCTGCGTGGACTCGGCGCGGAGGTGCGGGTATGCGCACCTCCGGACGGGGAGTTCGCGCGGCGGCTGGCCGGTGTGGGCGTACCGCTGGTGCCGTTCGGCCGGTCGGTGCGTGCGCTGATGACCGCGGCGACGCCGCCGACGGCGTGCGGTGTGCCCCGGCGCGCGGCCGAACTGCTCGCCCGGTTCGACACGGTCGCCGAGGCGGCCGAGGGCTGCGACGTGCTGGTGGCGACCGGCCTGCTCCCGGCCGCGGCCTGCGTACGGTCGGTGGCCGACAAGCTGGACATCCCGTACGTGTACGCGAGCTTCCAGTCCGTCTCCCTGCCGTCGCCGCACCACCCGCCGATGCAGCGGCCGGGCAAGCCGTTGCCGCCGGACGTGACCGACAACCGCGCGCTGTGGGATCTGGACGCGCAGAGCGCGAACGACCTGTTCCGTGAGGTGATCAATGCCCACCGGGCGTCGGTCGGTCTGCCGCCGGTGGAGGACGTGCGCGACCACGTCTTCACCGACCGCCCGTGGCTGGCGACGGATCCGGTCCTGGACCCGTGGGAACCGTGGGACCCGTGGGACCCAGGGCAGGAGCCGTCGGATCCCGTGTCGGCTCCTCTGTCGGACCTGCGGTCGGGACCTTCCGGCTCCACCTCGGACCTGCGGTCGGGACCTTCCGGCTCCACCTCGGACCTGCGGTCGGAACCCTCCGGCACCACCTCGAACCCGCGCACGGAACCCTCCGGCACCACCTCGAACCCGCGCACGGAACCCTCCGGCACCACCTCGAACCCACGGCCGGAACCCTCCGGCACCACCTCGAACCCACGGCCGGAACCCTCCGAGGCCGGCGTCGTACAGACCGGCACGTGGATCGTTCCCGACGAGCGTCCGCTCCCGCCCGAGCTGACGGCGTTCCTGGACGCCGGCGCGCCGCCCGTGTACGTCGGCTTCGGCAGCATCACCATGGGCGGCTCCGAGGACGTCGCCTGGGCATCCATCGAGGCCGTCCGTGCGCAGGGGCGCCGCGCGATCGTCTCCCGGGGCTGGGCCGGGCTGGCCCTCGTCGACGACCGGGACGACTGCTTCGTCGTCGGCGAAACCAACCATCACGTACTGTTCCGCCGGGTCGCCGCCGTCATCCACCACGGTGGCTCGGGCACGACGACCACGGCGACCTGGGCGGGCGCGCCCCAGGTGGTGGTACCCCAGGGTGCGGACCAGCCGTACTTCGCGAGCCGGGTCGCCGCGCTCGGTATCGGCGCGGCGCACGACGGCCCGACCCCGACGTTCGAGTCCCTGTCTGCGGCGCTGGAGGTGGCCTTGGCCCCCGAGACGCGGGTACGGGCGGCCGCCGTCGCCCAGATGGTCCACACGGACGGGGCGGCGGTGGCGGCGAAACTGCTCCTTGACACCATCGTTCGCAGCTGA
- a CDS encoding carbohydrate-binding protein, translating to MQKTHVRPVMATASAGLVAGLLVASSGTAAQAATARYEAETSPAVCTGTIDSDWTGYSGSGFCNGTNAAGAYAQFTVTAPASGTATLSVRFANGTTAARAASVAVNGTTAATTSFESTGTWTGWTTKTLTVPVTSGSNVIRINPTVATGLPNIDRLDADVPDGTTTPPPTASALYVSPSGTDGAAGTISNPTTLTSAISRITAGGTIYLRGGTYAHSSTVTIPAGSSGTAAARTKLSAYPGETPVLNFSAQSESSSNRGLQINGSYWHVFGLVVERAGDNGIYVGGSDNVIERTVTRFNRDTGLQLGRMASTTPAADWPSDNLVLSAESHDNADSDGEDADGFAAKLTTGTGNVFRYAVAHNNIDDGWDLYTKTDTGPIGPVTVEDSLAYENGTLSDGSQAGNGDRNGYKLGGDDISVNHVVRRSIAYDNGKHGFTWNSNPGSMAVSGNVSIDNTERNFNFDGGTSVFRDNTSCRSGSGTNDRIIGSSDSSNQFWSGANGSRCSSYSGGLHWSFGSDGGLDVTFG from the coding sequence ATGCAAAAGACGCACGTGAGACCCGTCATGGCGACGGCGAGCGCAGGTCTGGTGGCAGGCCTGCTGGTCGCGTCGTCCGGTACGGCGGCGCAGGCCGCGACCGCGCGGTACGAGGCCGAGACGTCGCCGGCCGTCTGCACCGGCACGATCGACTCCGACTGGACCGGATACTCGGGCAGCGGATTCTGCAACGGCACCAACGCCGCAGGCGCGTACGCGCAGTTCACCGTGACCGCACCCGCATCGGGCACGGCGACACTGTCCGTACGGTTCGCCAACGGCACCACCGCGGCACGGGCCGCGAGCGTCGCGGTGAACGGTACGACCGCCGCCACCACGTCGTTCGAGAGCACCGGCACATGGACGGGGTGGACCACCAAGACGCTGACCGTGCCCGTGACGTCGGGCAGCAACGTCATCCGGATCAACCCCACCGTCGCCACCGGGCTGCCCAACATCGACCGCCTCGACGCCGACGTGCCCGACGGCACCACCACCCCACCGCCGACCGCCTCCGCGCTGTACGTCTCGCCGAGCGGGACGGACGGAGCCGCCGGAACGATCTCGAACCCCACCACCCTCACCTCGGCGATCAGCCGGATCACCGCCGGCGGGACCATCTACCTGCGCGGCGGGACGTACGCCCACTCGTCCACCGTCACCATCCCGGCCGGCAGCTCGGGTACCGCCGCCGCCCGTACGAAGCTGTCGGCCTACCCGGGCGAGACGCCGGTCCTCAACTTCTCCGCGCAGAGCGAGAGTTCATCGAACCGCGGACTTCAGATCAACGGCTCCTACTGGCATGTCTTCGGGCTCGTCGTCGAGCGCGCCGGGGACAACGGGATCTACGTCGGCGGCAGCGACAACGTCATCGAGCGGACCGTGACGCGGTTCAACCGGGACACGGGGCTGCAGTTGGGGCGGATGGCCTCCACCACTCCCGCTGCCGACTGGCCGTCGGACAACCTCGTCCTGAGCGCCGAGTCGCACGACAACGCCGACTCCGACGGGGAGGACGCGGACGGGTTCGCGGCGAAGCTCACCACCGGGACCGGGAACGTCTTCCGGTACGCCGTGGCCCACAACAACATCGACGACGGCTGGGACCTCTACACCAAGACGGACACCGGGCCCATCGGACCGGTGACCGTCGAGGACTCGCTCGCCTACGAGAACGGCACACTCAGCGACGGCTCGCAGGCCGGGAACGGCGACCGCAACGGCTACAAACTCGGCGGCGACGACATCTCCGTGAACCACGTCGTCCGGCGCAGCATCGCCTACGACAACGGCAAGCACGGTTTCACGTGGAACAGCAACCCGGGCTCCATGGCGGTCTCCGGGAACGTGAGCATCGACAACACCGAGCGGAACTTCAACTTCGACGGCGGTACGTCGGTGTTCCGAGACAACACGTCGTGCCGCAGCGGCAGCGGTACGAACGACCGGATCATCGGCAGCTCCGACAGCTCCAACCAGTTCTGGTCCGGGGCGAACGGCTCCCGCTGCTCCTCGTACTCCGGCGGCCTGCACTGGTCCTTCGGCAGCGACGGCGGCCTTGACGTCACCTTCGGGTGA
- a CDS encoding alpha/beta fold hydrolase, whose protein sequence is MAGSGDPLVLVHGSWGDHHAWLPALPALTERFRVLIYDRRGHSRSERPPGQGSRHEDEEDLAALMETLDFAPAYVAGNSFGASTTLGLAARRPDLFRGIIAHDPPLTGIVPEDPRPQPLMTEIAERFASVLTHLRGHEPLAAARQFTDEIAVGPGTWDQLPSPVRQTFLANAPTFLDEHDDPHWADLDLPGLSAYTGPALLTRGTAGPPWFATVTTRLAEALPQADTFTFEGAGHIPHVTHPREYARVVTAFVDGTGPRRESPRP, encoded by the coding sequence GTGGCCGGGTCCGGCGACCCGCTGGTCCTGGTGCACGGCTCCTGGGGCGACCACCACGCCTGGCTCCCGGCCCTCCCCGCCCTCACCGAACGCTTCCGCGTCCTGATCTACGACCGCCGCGGTCACAGCCGCAGCGAACGTCCCCCGGGACAGGGCTCACGGCACGAGGACGAGGAGGACCTGGCGGCCCTGATGGAGACCCTGGACTTCGCCCCGGCCTACGTCGCCGGCAACTCCTTCGGCGCCTCGACCACGCTCGGCCTGGCCGCTCGCCGCCCCGACCTCTTCCGGGGCATCATCGCCCACGACCCCCCGCTCACGGGCATCGTCCCCGAGGACCCCCGCCCACAGCCGCTCATGACGGAGATCGCCGAGAGGTTCGCCTCCGTCCTCACCCACCTGCGCGGGCACGAACCCCTGGCGGCGGCCCGCCAGTTCACGGACGAGATCGCCGTCGGCCCCGGCACCTGGGACCAACTGCCTTCCCCGGTCCGGCAGACCTTCCTGGCCAACGCCCCCACGTTCCTCGACGAACACGACGACCCGCACTGGGCCGACCTGGACCTCCCCGGCCTCTCCGCCTACACCGGCCCGGCCCTCCTCACCCGGGGCACGGCCGGCCCACCCTGGTTCGCCACGGTCACCACCCGCCTCGCCGAAGCCCTCCCCCAGGCGGACACCTTCACCTTCGAGGGCGCCGGCCACATTCCCCACGTGACCCATCCGAGGGAGTACGCGCGGGTCGTGACGGCCTTCGTCGACGGCACCGGCCCGAGGCGGGAAAGCCCCCGCCCGTGA
- a CDS encoding three-helix bundle dimerization domain-containing protein: MSVRNMMARLRAVYPSVDAVTVEATVRTAYDSFHQARVRAYVPILVERRSRRVLRAACRTAPGQAVDRSAAPETRRAHPGPEKD, translated from the coding sequence GTGTCCGTCCGGAACATGATGGCTCGGCTGAGGGCCGTCTATCCCTCCGTCGACGCGGTCACCGTCGAGGCCACAGTCAGGACCGCTTATGACTCCTTCCACCAGGCCAGGGTCAGAGCCTACGTCCCGATCCTGGTCGAACGCCGGTCCCGGAGAGTGCTCCGTGCCGCCTGCCGCACCGCTCCCGGTCAGGCTGTCGACCGCAGCGCGGCCCCCGAGACGCGCCGCGCTCACCCCGGACCGGAGAAGGACTGA
- a CDS encoding polyphosphate kinase 2 family protein: MSDDRAERIADFIAPLRVKPGSKVRLERDFDPRYKAGLKKREGIELLRTGVSLLAEYQERLAAQDTYGVLLCLQALDAGGKDGTIRHVMSGVNPQGVRVSSFKVPSAEELDHDYLWRYAQRLPTRGEIAIFNRSHYEEVLVVRVHPENLVRQSLPDDTRGPDIWQRRYREINHWEHYLTDNGFKVVKIFLNLSKEEQRTRFLKRIDRPEKNWKFSAADVRERRRWDDYQHAFSEMLSATSTKWAPWYVVPADRKWFGRICAAAILAHTLMDIDPQFPDVGEEARKDLLVTKRDLEQEAPAGAPADPYADRHPSAARATGRKDRPRRKRG; this comes from the coding sequence ATGTCGGACGACAGAGCCGAACGCATTGCGGACTTCATCGCGCCACTCCGGGTGAAACCGGGGTCGAAGGTGCGCCTGGAGCGGGACTTCGATCCTCGCTACAAGGCAGGTCTGAAGAAGCGGGAGGGGATCGAGCTGCTGCGGACCGGGGTGTCTCTGCTGGCCGAGTACCAGGAGCGGCTGGCCGCCCAGGACACCTACGGCGTACTCCTGTGCCTCCAGGCCCTTGATGCCGGTGGCAAGGACGGGACGATCCGCCATGTGATGAGCGGCGTCAATCCTCAGGGCGTACGGGTCAGCAGCTTCAAGGTGCCCTCCGCCGAGGAACTCGACCACGACTACCTGTGGCGCTACGCCCAGCGCCTGCCCACGCGCGGTGAGATCGCTATCTTCAACCGCTCGCACTACGAGGAGGTTCTCGTCGTGCGCGTCCACCCCGAGAACCTGGTCCGGCAGAGCCTGCCGGACGACACGCGCGGGCCGGACATATGGCAGCGGCGCTACCGGGAGATCAACCACTGGGAGCACTACCTCACGGACAACGGGTTCAAGGTGGTGAAGATCTTCCTGAACCTGTCCAAGGAGGAGCAGCGCACCCGTTTCCTGAAGCGGATCGACCGGCCGGAGAAGAACTGGAAGTTCTCCGCGGCCGACGTCCGCGAGCGGCGCCGGTGGGACGACTACCAGCACGCGTTCTCCGAGATGCTGTCGGCCACGAGTACGAAGTGGGCGCCGTGGTACGTCGTGCCGGCGGACCGGAAGTGGTTCGGGCGGATCTGCGCGGCGGCGATCCTCGCGCACACCCTGATGGACATCGATCCTCAGTTCCCCGACGTCGGGGAAGAGGCACGCAAGGACCTGCTCGTCACCAAACGGGACCTGGAGCAGGAGGCCCCTGCCGGGGCACCGGCCGATCCGTACGCCGACCGGCACCCATCAGCCGCGCGGGCCACCGGGCGGAAAGACCGGCCGAGGAGGAAGCGAGGCTAG
- a CDS encoding cation-translocating P-type ATPase, protein MTVRSHSVGEQPPSSGDDWYAQAPEEVVAAFGVDPPVGLSAARATQLLTAHGPNSLPEEKRPAAWRRSLAQYRSYMQIVLVAAAVVSLLIKEWTTAVLLIVLTLLNAVVGLRQEGKAESAMNALQSMMKATARVRRDGTEAEIPAEQLVVGDIVLITAGDQVAADGRIIEASALQIDESALTGESVPAAKNAGTLPGPLPAPGDRTNMAFMNTPVTHGSGVLVVTATGAATEVGKISGMLSATEKEVPPLTRELDTLTLWITGAAALTMIVMFALGRGRDQAWDVLFVSAVSLAIAAIPEALPTVTQAILSVGSLNLAKRNAIVKELPSVETLAFTSAINSDKTGTLTMNQMTAVEVVSPTDRYTVSGTGYGLDGKIHHAAGASAGIEDAILPYVVASDAKLVDGEVVGDPTEGALLVLAHKAGLDIDATREGLPRLATLPFDPDYKLMATFNQAVDASGQQIVRCFVKGAVPAVTARAATALAAGATIPWDAELNARADAQTERMGGEGRRVMAAATRDLDPAGFDPDGDLLAYITELRMTSLVGMVDPPREDAKAAVAGAQAGHIRVRMVTGDDVTTGAAIARQLGIPGDAVLGADFAAMSEDEQLARIDGIGVVGRVAPEHKVLLADTLKKKGDVVAMTGDGVNDAPAIKAADIGIAMGSGTDVAKNAGRMILSDDRFATIVYAVEQGRRIYDNLTKYIRFVLLLLVTFVLTFLGATVFNIAAGEPFTPPQVLWIHFVVNASFGFALGFDRESPGLMRRRPRPRGESVLTRPVLVTVGLGGLAITVVLLGLIKLGQTHFDSVETGRSIAFTAFALCLIVAAFECRSETDSVLTTSTFDSRQMNWVALTQFVLAVLVTQMDGFRRILGTTQINARQFGWALLAALALLLLWELGKFLARRSRDT, encoded by the coding sequence ATGACGGTGCGTTCGCATTCCGTGGGAGAACAGCCTCCGTCCTCGGGTGACGACTGGTACGCACAGGCTCCCGAGGAGGTCGTAGCGGCGTTCGGTGTCGATCCGCCGGTCGGTCTCTCCGCGGCACGGGCCACGCAGCTGCTGACCGCGCACGGCCCGAACTCGCTGCCCGAGGAGAAGCGGCCTGCGGCCTGGCGCCGGTCCCTCGCGCAGTACCGCAGTTACATGCAGATCGTCCTCGTGGCCGCGGCGGTCGTCTCGCTGCTCATCAAGGAGTGGACCACTGCGGTCCTGCTGATCGTCCTGACCCTGCTGAACGCGGTCGTGGGCCTGCGCCAGGAGGGCAAGGCCGAGAGCGCGATGAACGCGCTGCAATCGATGATGAAGGCGACGGCACGGGTACGCAGGGACGGCACGGAGGCCGAGATCCCCGCCGAACAGCTCGTCGTCGGCGACATAGTGCTCATCACCGCCGGGGACCAGGTGGCGGCGGACGGACGCATCATCGAGGCCAGTGCCCTGCAGATCGACGAGTCGGCACTCACCGGCGAGAGCGTCCCGGCCGCGAAGAACGCCGGCACACTCCCTGGCCCCCTGCCGGCCCCCGGCGACCGGACGAACATGGCCTTCATGAACACCCCGGTCACCCACGGCAGCGGCGTGCTCGTCGTCACCGCGACCGGCGCCGCAACTGAGGTCGGCAAGATCTCCGGGATGCTGTCGGCCACCGAGAAAGAGGTACCGCCACTCACCAGGGAACTCGACACCCTGACGCTGTGGATCACCGGGGCGGCGGCTCTGACCATGATCGTGATGTTCGCCCTGGGACGCGGGCGGGACCAGGCCTGGGACGTCCTGTTCGTCAGCGCGGTCTCGCTGGCCATCGCCGCCATCCCCGAGGCCCTGCCGACCGTGACCCAGGCGATCCTCTCCGTCGGCAGCCTCAACCTGGCGAAGCGGAACGCCATCGTCAAGGAACTCCCGTCCGTCGAGACCCTGGCGTTCACGTCGGCGATCAACTCGGACAAGACCGGCACCCTGACCATGAACCAGATGACCGCCGTCGAAGTCGTGAGTCCCACCGACCGGTACACCGTCTCGGGCACCGGCTACGGGCTCGACGGGAAGATCCACCATGCCGCGGGGGCCTCCGCAGGCATCGAAGACGCGATCCTGCCGTACGTGGTGGCCAGCGACGCGAAGCTGGTGGACGGCGAGGTGGTGGGCGATCCCACCGAGGGCGCGCTGCTGGTGCTCGCGCACAAGGCCGGGCTGGACATCGACGCCACCAGGGAGGGACTTCCCCGGCTCGCCACGCTGCCGTTCGACCCGGACTACAAGCTCATGGCCACCTTCAACCAAGCGGTCGACGCCTCCGGGCAGCAGATCGTCCGGTGCTTCGTCAAAGGCGCGGTCCCGGCAGTGACGGCGCGGGCCGCCACCGCGCTCGCGGCCGGCGCGACCATCCCGTGGGACGCCGAGCTGAACGCGCGCGCCGACGCGCAGACCGAGCGGATGGGCGGCGAGGGACGCCGGGTGATGGCCGCGGCCACCCGTGATCTGGACCCCGCCGGCTTCGATCCGGACGGCGACCTCCTCGCCTACATCACCGAGCTGCGGATGACCAGCCTCGTCGGCATGGTCGATCCGCCCCGAGAAGACGCCAAGGCAGCCGTGGCCGGCGCGCAGGCGGGGCACATCCGAGTCCGCATGGTGACCGGTGACGACGTCACCACCGGCGCGGCGATCGCCCGGCAGCTCGGCATCCCCGGCGACGCGGTCCTCGGCGCCGACTTCGCCGCCATGAGCGAGGACGAGCAGCTCGCCCGCATCGACGGCATCGGGGTGGTGGGCCGCGTCGCACCGGAGCACAAAGTACTGCTCGCCGACACGCTCAAGAAGAAGGGCGATGTCGTGGCGATGACCGGGGACGGTGTCAACGACGCGCCTGCCATCAAAGCCGCCGACATCGGTATCGCCATGGGCAGCGGCACGGATGTGGCGAAGAACGCCGGACGCATGATCCTCTCCGACGACCGCTTCGCCACCATCGTCTACGCCGTGGAGCAGGGCCGGCGAATCTACGACAACCTGACCAAGTACATCCGGTTCGTCCTGCTCCTGCTCGTCACCTTCGTGCTGACCTTTCTCGGGGCCACCGTCTTCAACATCGCCGCCGGTGAGCCGTTCACCCCGCCGCAGGTGCTGTGGATCCACTTCGTCGTCAACGCCTCCTTCGGCTTCGCGCTCGGTTTCGACCGGGAGAGCCCCGGGCTCATGCGACGCAGGCCGCGTCCGCGAGGGGAGTCCGTGCTCACCCGGCCCGTACTGGTCACGGTCGGACTCGGCGGGCTGGCGATCACCGTCGTCCTGCTCGGACTGATCAAGCTCGGTCAGACCCACTTCGACAGTGTCGAGACCGGTCGGTCGATCGCGTTCACTGCCTTCGCCCTCTGTCTGATCGTGGCCGCGTTCGAGTGCCGCAGCGAGACGGACTCGGTGCTGACGACGTCCACCTTCGACAGCAGGCAGATGAACTGGGTGGCACTGACCCAGTTCGTACTCGCGGTCCTGGTGACCCAGATGGACGGCTTCCGCCGCATCCTCGGAACGACCCAGATCAACGCGCGGCAGTTCGGCTGGGCGCTGCTGGCCGCCCTCGCGCTCCTGCTCCTGTGGGAACTGGGAAAGTTCCTGGCCCGTCGGTCAAGAGACACCTGA